A region of Kribbella sp. NBC_01245 DNA encodes the following proteins:
- the alr gene encoding alanine racemase, translating into MNLVEALPQAGCDGLAEAVIDLAAIQANVHRFQRVRPGLEVMAVVKADAFGHGMIPVARAVLAAGATWLGVARAEEALQLREAGITAPILVWLYGPDDLELLQDVEVSIAGLAELEQAAAAPNVRSVHLKLDTGMHRGGSSADQWIELTQTAARLESEGRFRVRGLWSHLSHGDEPSGVHNQQQLDIFRAGVVLARRAGLDPEYLHLTNSAGTITLDAPELNLARIGAGLFGIDETGAGLQPAMRLSASLLKVRRIRAGEGVSYGHDYVAERDTTIGLVPLGYADGIPRGVQATVLVRGVRVPIAGRIAMDQFVVDLGDLPATPGDEVVIFGNGSEGEPTAADWAGWAGTIQHEIYCGIGARVPRRYLDPAENTGSPR; encoded by the coding sequence ATGAACCTGGTCGAAGCGCTGCCACAGGCCGGCTGTGATGGGCTGGCAGAGGCAGTGATCGACCTCGCCGCCATCCAGGCGAACGTGCACCGATTCCAGCGCGTTCGCCCCGGCCTCGAGGTGATGGCGGTCGTGAAGGCGGATGCCTTCGGCCACGGCATGATCCCGGTCGCACGCGCCGTGCTGGCCGCGGGCGCGACCTGGCTGGGCGTGGCCCGGGCCGAGGAGGCGCTGCAGCTGCGCGAGGCGGGTATCACCGCGCCGATCCTGGTCTGGCTCTACGGTCCGGACGATCTGGAGCTGCTGCAGGACGTCGAAGTGAGTATCGCCGGTCTGGCCGAGCTCGAGCAGGCCGCCGCCGCTCCGAATGTGCGAAGCGTGCACCTCAAGCTGGACACCGGGATGCACCGCGGCGGTAGTTCGGCGGACCAGTGGATCGAGCTGACCCAGACCGCCGCACGGCTCGAATCCGAGGGGCGGTTCAGGGTTCGCGGGCTGTGGTCGCACTTGTCCCACGGCGATGAGCCGAGTGGCGTGCACAACCAGCAGCAGCTTGACATCTTCCGCGCCGGGGTGGTGCTCGCGCGTCGTGCCGGGCTCGACCCGGAGTACCTGCATCTCACGAATTCGGCCGGCACCATCACGCTGGACGCCCCCGAGCTCAACCTCGCCCGCATCGGCGCGGGCCTGTTCGGTATCGACGAGACCGGCGCCGGTCTCCAGCCGGCCATGCGGCTTTCCGCCAGCCTGCTCAAGGTCCGCCGGATCCGGGCCGGCGAGGGCGTCTCCTACGGACACGATTACGTCGCCGAGCGCGACACCACGATCGGGCTGGTTCCCCTCGGGTATGCGGACGGCATCCCGCGCGGAGTGCAGGCGACCGTGCTGGTCCGCGGGGTGCGAGTGCCGATCGCCGGGCGGATCGCGATGGACCAGTTCGTCGTGGATCTCGGTGATCTGCCCGCCACCCCTGGTGACGAAGTGGTCATCTTCGGCAACGGTTCCGAGGGTGAGCCGACCGCCGCCGATTGGGCAGGCTGGGCGGGCACGATCCAGCATGAGATCTACTGTGGCATCGGCGCCAGAGTGCCCCGACGTTATCTAGACCCGGCTGAAAACACCGGATCTCCCCGATAG
- a CDS encoding D-alanine--D-alanine ligase family protein, producing the protein MTTSSVTAAAQQRTPRMTVAVIMGGVSSEHDVSLASGGGIADAAESLGHQVIRLVIGRDGSWTTNGTPGLDAALAALRASDVAVPAMHGEGGEDGTIQGFLELLGVKYVGSGVSASALSLDKHATKAVLATHGIPVAPGIALRGEALTQAGSDAEDAAVQLKEAGVAYPVFVKPASGGSSFGVSRVTETAGLSAAIAEAAALDPQVLVEQEMIGREIDLSVIELPDGSIEVGPALEIHSDPNQPFFNAEAKYSSAATEFIIPAPIDPELAERLRSTAIAVFRTMGCRGLARVDFFVLENGEPVVNELNTFPGFTPASQYPRMWAATGLSYADVVNVLLATAVADRA; encoded by the coding sequence ATGACCACCAGCTCCGTGACGGCGGCCGCCCAGCAGCGCACGCCGCGGATGACCGTGGCCGTGATCATGGGAGGCGTCAGCTCCGAGCACGACGTGTCCCTCGCCAGTGGTGGAGGTATCGCCGACGCCGCCGAGAGCCTTGGGCACCAGGTGATCCGCCTGGTGATCGGGCGGGACGGCAGCTGGACGACGAACGGCACTCCCGGCCTGGACGCCGCGCTCGCCGCGCTGCGCGCCTCGGACGTGGCCGTGCCCGCGATGCACGGCGAGGGTGGTGAGGACGGCACCATCCAGGGCTTCCTCGAACTGCTCGGCGTGAAGTACGTCGGCAGCGGCGTCTCGGCCAGCGCGCTCAGCCTGGACAAGCACGCCACCAAGGCGGTGCTGGCGACGCACGGTATTCCGGTCGCGCCCGGGATCGCGTTGCGCGGCGAGGCGCTGACCCAGGCCGGATCCGACGCGGAGGACGCCGCCGTACAGCTCAAGGAGGCCGGTGTCGCCTACCCGGTGTTCGTGAAGCCCGCATCCGGTGGTTCCAGCTTCGGCGTCAGCCGCGTCACCGAGACGGCCGGGCTGTCCGCCGCGATCGCCGAGGCCGCCGCGCTGGATCCGCAGGTGCTGGTCGAGCAGGAGATGATCGGCCGCGAGATCGACCTGTCCGTGATCGAGCTGCCCGACGGCTCCATCGAGGTCGGGCCCGCGCTGGAGATCCACAGCGACCCGAACCAGCCGTTCTTCAACGCCGAAGCGAAGTACTCCAGCGCCGCCACCGAGTTCATCATCCCGGCTCCGATCGATCCGGAGCTGGCCGAGCGGCTGCGGTCGACCGCCATCGCCGTGTTCAGGACGATGGGCTGCCGCGGCCTGGCCCGGGTGGACTTCTTCGTGCTCGAGAACGGTGAGCCCGTGGTGAACGAGCTGAACACCTTCCCCGGTTTCACTCCCGCCTCGCAGTACCCGCGCATGTGGGCCGCGACCGGTCTGAGCTACGCCGACGTGGTGAACGTGCTGCTCGCGACCGCGGTGGCGGACCGCGCGTGA
- a CDS encoding M15 family metallopeptidase: MTTSLPVLLSDELITRIPVVESGETLVDLRERGIACARTGPTPGTAHRRVRAGLAERLAIADGFLPAGTRLYVAEGLRPSRVQQEIYDGYRAELERLHPGIAPEDVHVLASRFVSPIEVAPHVAGGAVDLTLIDAEGKQLDLGTEIDATPEQSDGACFFAATNVSREARQNRSLLADVLTAAGLVNYPTEWWHWSYGDRYWAYSTRHPHALYGPA; encoded by the coding sequence GTGACGACATCCCTGCCGGTGTTGCTCAGCGACGAGCTGATCACCCGAATCCCGGTGGTCGAGTCTGGGGAGACCCTGGTCGACCTGCGCGAGCGTGGCATCGCCTGCGCGCGGACCGGTCCGACCCCGGGCACGGCACATCGCCGCGTCCGGGCCGGGCTGGCCGAGCGACTCGCCATCGCCGACGGCTTCCTGCCGGCAGGGACCAGGCTGTACGTCGCGGAGGGCCTGCGTCCGTCGCGGGTCCAGCAGGAGATCTACGACGGCTATCGCGCCGAGCTGGAGCGCCTCCACCCGGGCATCGCGCCGGAGGACGTGCACGTGCTGGCCAGCCGGTTCGTCTCGCCGATCGAGGTCGCACCGCATGTCGCCGGTGGCGCGGTGGACCTGACCCTGATCGACGCCGAGGGCAAACAGCTCGACCTCGGCACCGAGATCGACGCGACGCCCGAGCAGAGCGATGGCGCCTGCTTCTTCGCGGCGACGAACGTGTCCCGCGAGGCCCGGCAGAACCGTTCCCTGCTCGCCGACGTGCTCACTGCCGCCGGTCTGGTGAACTACCCGACCGAGTGGTGGCACTGGTCGTACGGGGATCGCTACTGGGCCTACTCGACGCGTCACCCGCACGCGCTATATGGACCGGCCTAG
- a CDS encoding ArsR/SmtB family transcription factor, whose protein sequence is MSEPEVLPHPDRSEIKVDQVLQALGDPVRLEILRVVSTAPAEGIACGEFPLPVGKSTRTHHLRILREAGVITSRIVGTRRMINLRRDDLDTLYPGLLNGVLAALKTPASS, encoded by the coding sequence ATGAGCGAGCCCGAAGTCCTGCCGCATCCCGACCGGTCCGAGATCAAGGTGGACCAGGTGCTGCAGGCGCTGGGCGACCCGGTCCGGCTGGAGATCCTGCGGGTGGTCTCGACGGCTCCGGCCGAGGGCATCGCGTGTGGGGAGTTCCCGCTGCCGGTGGGCAAGTCGACCCGCACTCACCACCTGCGCATCCTGCGCGAGGCAGGCGTCATCACCTCGCGCATCGTCGGCACCCGGCGGATGATCAACCTCCGCCGGGACGACCTCGACACGCTCTACCCGGGCCTGCTGAACGGCGTACTGGCCGCTCTAAAAACCCCTGCTTCCTCCTGA
- a CDS encoding MFS transporter produces the protein MSARIYLLAAGAFAVGTSAYVVSGVLPAVSSELDVSLTAAGQLATAFALSYAIGAPLLATVTGRWERRTLLLAALLMAALGNVIAAVATNYPVLIVGRVVAALGAAAYTPAATLFATGLMPPEGRGRAVAIVFGGLTFALVLGVPAGSLLGDSLGYRGVFGLIAAASVVVAIAIGTLLPRVDAPPVVGLRERFAAAGDRRVQTVLAMTVLSVLAAMSVFTYVVPLLAETAGLTGSIVGILLLVYGLGAVVGNVIGGRATDRFGSIPTLLVSMLVFAGLTALLPVTATSVIGAGVSLFALSLFTWAFNPPIQNLLLELSPSGGLLLSLNASAIYFGAGLSAVVGGIVINLAGIRVLPEVAALLALASLALLLTLRRPAPAKAATEELETASA, from the coding sequence ATGTCCGCACGCATCTACCTGCTGGCCGCTGGGGCTTTTGCCGTCGGGACCAGCGCCTATGTGGTCTCTGGGGTGCTGCCGGCCGTCAGCTCCGAGCTCGACGTTTCGCTGACGGCCGCCGGGCAACTGGCGACGGCCTTCGCGCTCTCGTACGCGATCGGGGCGCCACTGCTCGCCACGGTGACGGGTCGCTGGGAGCGTCGTACCTTGCTGCTGGCCGCCCTCCTGATGGCAGCCCTCGGCAACGTCATCGCGGCCGTCGCGACGAACTACCCGGTGCTGATCGTCGGCCGGGTCGTCGCCGCCCTTGGTGCCGCCGCGTACACCCCGGCCGCCACGCTCTTCGCGACCGGCCTGATGCCACCGGAAGGTCGCGGGCGCGCGGTGGCGATCGTCTTCGGTGGCCTGACTTTCGCACTCGTGCTGGGGGTTCCGGCCGGCAGCCTGCTGGGCGACAGCCTCGGGTATCGCGGCGTCTTCGGGCTGATCGCGGCCGCGTCGGTAGTGGTCGCCATCGCGATCGGGACCCTGCTGCCGAGAGTGGACGCGCCGCCGGTGGTCGGGCTGCGCGAGCGCTTCGCCGCGGCGGGCGATCGACGGGTGCAGACGGTGCTCGCGATGACCGTGCTGTCGGTGCTCGCCGCGATGAGCGTCTTCACGTACGTCGTACCGTTGCTGGCCGAGACCGCCGGACTGACCGGGTCGATCGTCGGCATCCTGCTACTGGTCTACGGCCTCGGCGCGGTGGTCGGCAACGTCATCGGCGGCCGCGCGACGGACCGCTTCGGCAGCATCCCGACGCTATTGGTGAGCATGCTGGTCTTCGCCGGCTTGACCGCGCTGCTGCCGGTGACGGCGACTTCCGTGATCGGCGCAGGGGTGTCGTTGTTCGCGCTGAGCCTCTTCACGTGGGCGTTCAACCCGCCGATCCAGAACCTCCTCCTGGAGCTGTCGCCCAGTGGCGGCCTCCTGCTATCGCTGAACGCCTCCGCGATCTACTTCGGCGCGGGCCTCTCGGCCGTGGTCGGCGGCATCGTCATCAACCTCGCCGGCATCCGCGTCCTCCCCGAGGTCGCCGCCCTCCTAGCCCTCGCCTCCCTCGCCCTCCTCCTAACCCTCCGCCGCCCGGCCCCGGCTAAGGCCGCGACGGAGGAACTGGAGACCGCTTCCGCCTGA
- a CDS encoding HelD family protein yields MSDQVPIPDSTLIAERDHLATSRKALAAMRAKTGSLEIASADPVNTAFLKAAIWRRMKELEDDPDVPLFFGRLDYLEPTTETFHIGRRHVNDEAGEPLVVDWRADISVPFYRASKTEPMGVGTRRRFGFTHGEMTAFEDEDLTAPAGIDEHSDILDAEIERPRSGPMRDIVATIQPEQDVIVRAGVGDTICVQGAPGTGKTAVGLHRAAYLLYAYRDQLSRAGVLVVGPNASFLRYIGDVLPALGEIEAKQTTVEEMVTRVKITGPGPAQVDVLKGDARLAEVLRRAVWSHVKVPTEPLVVPRGSHRWRVPAYLAEELVTELQGRGIRYGAGRAMLPQRLAHAVLTRMEAAGDSPDDRVQDSVARSRPVKVYADALWPALDPAKLVFRLFTDEAFLAEHAAGVLTPDEQALLRWEKAPRTAGAAKWSIADATLIDEAADLVERTPSLGHVVLDEAQDLSAMQLRAVGRRCSTGSMTVLGDIAQGTTPWATPSWEEALGHLGKAGAHTEELTAGFRVPGQVIEYAARLLPQIAPHLAPPTAVRRARGELEISETPDSLAGAVSAVAGLTDRLGSIGLILPDSFVPAAQKALSAKGLSFSVLGDEDDAEAHLDIVPASLAKGLEFDHVVLLEPAAIVAAEADERTGLRRLYVCLTRAVTSLAILHSEPLPDALR; encoded by the coding sequence ATGTCCGACCAGGTTCCGATACCCGATTCGACGCTGATCGCCGAGCGCGACCATCTCGCCACCTCTCGCAAGGCGCTCGCCGCGATGCGGGCCAAGACCGGTTCGCTGGAGATCGCCAGCGCCGACCCGGTCAACACCGCGTTCCTGAAGGCCGCGATCTGGCGGCGGATGAAGGAGCTCGAGGACGATCCCGACGTACCCCTGTTCTTCGGCCGGCTCGACTATCTCGAGCCCACTACCGAGACCTTCCACATCGGCCGCCGCCATGTGAACGACGAGGCCGGCGAGCCGCTGGTGGTGGACTGGCGGGCCGATATCTCGGTGCCGTTCTACCGGGCCAGTAAGACCGAGCCGATGGGTGTCGGCACGCGGCGACGGTTCGGCTTCACCCATGGCGAGATGACCGCTTTCGAGGATGAGGACCTCACCGCGCCCGCTGGTATCGACGAGCACAGCGACATCCTCGACGCCGAGATCGAGCGCCCGCGGTCCGGCCCGATGCGCGACATCGTGGCGACGATCCAGCCCGAGCAGGACGTCATCGTTCGTGCGGGCGTCGGTGACACCATCTGCGTCCAGGGAGCGCCTGGAACCGGTAAGACCGCCGTAGGCCTCCACCGAGCGGCGTACCTGCTCTATGCCTATCGGGACCAGCTCAGCCGGGCAGGCGTGCTAGTAGTCGGTCCTAACGCCAGCTTCCTTCGGTACATCGGTGACGTACTCCCCGCACTTGGCGAGATCGAGGCCAAGCAAACGACCGTCGAAGAGATGGTGACGCGCGTAAAGATCACTGGGCCCGGTCCGGCCCAGGTCGACGTACTCAAAGGGGATGCGCGTCTAGCCGAGGTTCTACGCCGCGCTGTCTGGTCACACGTGAAGGTGCCGACTGAGCCGCTAGTAGTGCCCAGAGGCTCGCACAGATGGCGCGTCCCGGCGTACTTGGCTGAGGAACTTGTGACCGAGCTACAAGGACGTGGCATCCGGTACGGCGCTGGGCGGGCGATGTTGCCGCAGCGCCTGGCCCATGCCGTGCTGACGCGGATGGAGGCGGCCGGGGATTCGCCGGATGACCGCGTCCAGGATTCGGTGGCCAGGAGCCGCCCGGTCAAGGTGTACGCCGATGCGCTCTGGCCCGCGTTGGACCCGGCCAAGCTGGTGTTCCGGTTGTTCACCGACGAGGCGTTCCTCGCCGAACACGCTGCGGGCGTGCTGACTCCCGACGAGCAGGCCTTGCTGCGTTGGGAAAAGGCGCCGCGAACGGCAGGCGCGGCCAAGTGGTCGATCGCGGACGCCACGCTGATCGACGAGGCCGCCGACCTGGTCGAACGTACGCCGAGCCTCGGCCACGTCGTACTCGATGAGGCGCAGGACCTCTCGGCCATGCAACTGCGGGCCGTCGGGCGGCGATGCTCGACTGGTTCGATGACCGTGCTCGGCGATATCGCGCAGGGCACCACGCCGTGGGCGACGCCTTCGTGGGAAGAGGCGCTCGGGCATCTCGGCAAGGCGGGAGCGCATACCGAGGAGCTGACGGCCGGATTCCGCGTGCCCGGTCAGGTGATCGAGTACGCCGCGCGGCTACTCCCACAGATCGCGCCACACCTCGCGCCGCCGACTGCCGTACGACGTGCGCGTGGTGAGCTCGAGATCAGCGAAACGCCGGACAGCCTCGCGGGCGCGGTCTCGGCCGTCGCCGGGCTGACTGATCGGCTCGGGTCGATCGGGCTGATTCTGCCGGACTCGTTCGTACCGGCGGCCCAGAAAGCCTTGTCCGCAAAGGGTTTGAGCTTTTCGGTACTGGGTGACGAGGATGACGCCGAGGCCCATCTCGACATCGTGCCCGCGAGCCTCGCCAAGGGTCTCGAGTTCGACCACGTCGTACTGCTCGAGCCCGCGGCCATCGTTGCCGCCGAGGCCGACGAACGCACCGGCCTCCGCCGCCTCTACGTCTGCCTAACCCGAGCCGTCACCTCCCTCGCCATCCTCCACAGCGAACCTCTGCCAGACGCGCTGCGGTAA
- a CDS encoding rhamnogalacturonan lyase, translating into MTFRRAAALVLAAALTTGAAVAGTAYADGPAHARPQLEKLDRGLVATTTSEGVFLSWRLLGKEATGSTDKGLTGTDFNVYRDGKRVATVTDSTNYLDKSGSETSRYRVVSVVNGRERDRSDSVQPWSNGYRELPLRKPAGGVTPAGEAYTYSANDMSVGDVDGDGQYEYVVLWNPSNAKDVSQIGYTGIVYVDTYKADGTLLHRLDLGPNIRAGAHYTQFLVYDFDGDGRSEMMLKTAPGTKTTRYDRSGQVQSERYITMPAADRKAGYTNQDDYRVSKTDYYEHLVTMFQQWQDQAEVKSGQWPATLEAAFGIDQRYQYPLSRADATALVDYFMDVYAPARSTRNLLRNFEGFILSGPEYLSVFDGLSGRELQTIRYEPGRTDDGLRWGDYAMARIEPGNRVDRFLAGVAYLDGSRPSAVFARGYYTRTTIATYGWNGWRITKGWAIDSGWTPMTNPFNDGPHGRDGTDPEYGSITTQGFHSMSAADVDGDGKQEIVYGSATIDHDGSVLYSSKDVMPPGSATPGEISRLGHGDAMHVTDIDPQRPGQEIFTVHEGATYAPYGYALRDAATGKVLYGEYSGRDTGRGMVGDIVPEEPGLETWAMRLRTADGDALGTAQPGTNQSIRWAADMTTQIVDGAGTVTPTIKDWRRGTLLTATGTLTNNGTKGNPSLVADILGDWREELLVRTTDSNAIRIYLSTEVTDRKLYTLMHDPQYRAEVARQNTVYNQPSYTSFYLGSDLNWSTVPLPAK; encoded by the coding sequence ATGACCTTCCGCCGAGCAGCGGCCCTTGTCCTCGCGGCCGCCCTCACCACTGGCGCAGCTGTCGCCGGTACCGCCTACGCCGATGGCCCGGCCCATGCCCGCCCGCAACTCGAGAAGCTCGATCGCGGCCTGGTCGCGACCACCACCAGCGAGGGCGTCTTCCTCAGCTGGCGACTCCTCGGCAAGGAGGCGACGGGCAGCACCGACAAGGGTCTGACCGGGACCGACTTCAACGTCTACCGGGACGGCAAGCGCGTCGCCACCGTCACCGACAGCACCAACTACCTCGACAAGTCCGGCAGCGAGACCTCGCGCTACCGCGTCGTCTCCGTCGTCAACGGCCGCGAGCGAGACCGCAGCGACTCCGTGCAGCCGTGGTCCAACGGCTATCGCGAACTCCCACTCCGCAAGCCCGCAGGCGGCGTCACCCCGGCCGGTGAGGCCTACACGTACTCCGCCAATGACATGAGCGTCGGTGACGTGGATGGCGACGGCCAGTACGAGTACGTCGTTCTCTGGAACCCGTCGAACGCCAAGGATGTCTCGCAGATCGGCTACACCGGCATCGTCTACGTCGACACCTACAAGGCCGACGGGACCCTGCTGCATCGGCTGGACCTCGGGCCGAACATCCGGGCCGGTGCGCACTACACCCAGTTTCTCGTGTACGACTTCGACGGCGACGGCCGCTCCGAGATGATGCTGAAGACCGCGCCCGGTACGAAGACGACGCGCTACGACAGGTCGGGGCAAGTCCAGTCCGAGCGCTACATCACGATGCCCGCAGCTGATCGCAAGGCGGGCTACACCAACCAGGACGACTACCGGGTCAGTAAGACCGACTACTACGAGCACCTGGTCACGATGTTCCAGCAGTGGCAGGACCAGGCCGAGGTCAAGAGCGGTCAGTGGCCGGCGACTCTCGAAGCAGCCTTCGGGATCGACCAGCGCTACCAGTACCCGCTCAGCCGCGCCGACGCGACAGCACTGGTCGACTACTTCATGGACGTCTACGCGCCTGCTCGCAGTACGCGCAACCTGCTCCGCAACTTCGAGGGCTTCATCCTCAGTGGGCCCGAGTACCTGAGCGTCTTCGACGGGCTGAGCGGCCGCGAGTTGCAGACCATTCGCTACGAGCCGGGACGTACGGACGACGGTCTCCGCTGGGGTGACTACGCCATGGCGCGTATCGAGCCCGGCAACCGCGTCGACCGCTTCCTGGCCGGTGTCGCCTACCTGGATGGCTCACGCCCGTCTGCGGTGTTCGCCCGCGGCTACTACACACGTACGACGATTGCGACGTACGGCTGGAACGGCTGGCGGATCACCAAGGGCTGGGCGATCGACAGTGGCTGGACCCCGATGACGAACCCGTTCAACGACGGCCCACACGGCCGGGACGGCACTGACCCGGAGTACGGGTCCATCACGACTCAGGGGTTCCACTCGATGAGTGCTGCGGACGTGGATGGCGATGGGAAGCAGGAGATCGTCTACGGCTCCGCCACGATCGACCACGACGGCAGCGTGCTCTACAGCTCCAAGGACGTCATGCCGCCTGGTAGTGCCACTCCCGGCGAGATCTCCCGACTCGGCCACGGAGACGCCATGCACGTGACGGATATCGACCCGCAACGCCCGGGCCAGGAGATCTTCACCGTGCACGAAGGCGCCACCTACGCGCCGTACGGCTATGCCCTGCGAGACGCGGCCACTGGCAAGGTGCTCTACGGCGAGTACTCCGGTCGCGACACAGGGCGTGGCATGGTCGGCGACATCGTCCCGGAGGAACCAGGCCTGGAGACGTGGGCCATGCGCTTGCGTACGGCGGATGGCGACGCCCTCGGCACTGCACAGCCCGGGACCAACCAGAGCATCCGCTGGGCCGCAGACATGACCACGCAGATCGTCGACGGCGCAGGGACCGTCACGCCGACCATCAAGGACTGGCGGCGCGGCACCCTGCTCACAGCGACAGGGACTCTCACCAACAACGGCACCAAGGGCAACCCGTCACTGGTGGCCGACATCCTCGGCGACTGGCGGGAAGAGCTACTGGTCCGCACAACCGACAGCAACGCGATCCGCATCTACCTGAGCACCGAGGTGACCGACCGCAAGCTCTACACCCTCATGCACGACCCCCAATACCGCGCCGAGGTAGCCCGCCAGAACACGGTCTACAACCAGCCCTCCTACACCAGCTTCTACCTGGGCTCCGACCTCAACTGGTCAACAGTGCCGCTACCGGCCAAGTAG